Proteins from a single region of Equus asinus isolate D_3611 breed Donkey chromosome 17, EquAss-T2T_v2, whole genome shotgun sequence:
- the LOC123277956 gene encoding bone marrow proteoglycan-like: MKLPLLLALLFGAVSALHLRTETSNFENPLGDDTLPQDREMPERGAMVAPREGLMLLEGEEEGGSGSEDAPEEEGLVKSVSALEEVDKDFQCPNEEDTIKLEGIPGCKTSRFIVVTTAMMFHQAQDYCRTCYRGNLASIHNLNSNYHIHCLARVVYQSYVWIGGAVTGWGSSRRFSWTDGSAWDFWLWAAGEPSVSGGNCVSMYTQGHWRLSHCITALPFVCSF; this comes from the exons ATGAAACTCCCCCTACTTCTGGCTCTTCTATTTGGGGCAGTTTCAGCCCTTCATCTAA GGACTGAAACATCCAACTTTGAGAACCCCTTGGGAGATGACACCCTGCCTCAGGATAGGGAGATGCCAGAACGTGGGGCAATGGTGGCACCTAGGGAGGGACTGATGctgctggaaggagaggaggagggaggctcTGGCAGTGAAGATGCCCCTGAGGAAGAGGGGCTTGTCAAGTCTGTCTCAGCCCTAGAAGAGGTGGACAAAGACTTTCAGTGCCCTAATGAAGAGGATACAATCAAACTGGAAGGCATCCCTGGATGCAAGACCTCCCGATTTATTGTGGTGACGACAGCCATGATGTTTCATCAAGCTCAG GATTATTGCCGGACTTGCTACCGGGGCAACCTTGCCTCCATCCATAACCTCAACTCTAACTACCACATCCATTGCTTAGCCCGTGTTGTCTACCAGAGTTATGTGTGGATCGGAGGTGCAGTCACAGGCTGG GGTAGCTCCAGGCGCTTTTCTTGGACGGATGGTAGTGCCTGGGATTTTTGGTTGTGGGCTGCTGGCGAGCCTTCGGTCTCTGGTGGCAACTGTGTGTCCATGTATACCCAAG GTCACTGGAGACTATCTCATTGCATCACAGCCCTCCCTTTTGTCTGTTCCTTCTGA